The Tenrec ecaudatus isolate mTenEca1 chromosome 6, mTenEca1.hap1, whole genome shotgun sequence genome has a window encoding:
- the TMCC3 gene encoding transmembrane and coiled-coil domain protein 3 isoform X2, which yields MPGSDTALTVDRTYSDPGRHHRCKSRVERHDMNTLSLPLNIRRGGSDTNLNFDVTDGILDFHKVKLSADSLKQKILKVTEQIKIEQTSRDGNVAEYLKLVNSADKQQAARIKQVFEKKNQKSAQCIAQLQKKLEQYHRKLREIEQNGAPRGSKDLSRDHLKDMHHALKDAHAKSRTAPHSMESSKSGMPGVSLTPPVFVFNKSREFANLIRNKFGSADNIAHMKSSLEEFRPEASTRAYGGSTTIVSKPKYGSEDECSSGTSGSADSNGNQSCGAGPRDSQGKLARILEELRHIKNTQSQVAEDIEALKVQFKREYGFISQTLQEERYRYERLEDQLHDLTDLHQHETANLKQELASIEEKVAYQAYERSRDIQEALESCQTRISKLELHQQEQQVLQTDAVNAKVLLGKCINVVLAFMTVILVCVSTIAKFVSPMMKSRFHILGTFFAVTLLAIFCKNWDPILCALERIIMPR from the exons GTGGAGCGGCATGACATGAATACCTTAAGCCTGCCCCTGAACATACGCCGCGGGGGGTCCGACACCAACCTCAACTTCGATGTGACGGACGGCATCTTGGACTTCCACAAGGTCAAGCTCAGTGCCGACAGCCTGAAGCAAAAAATTCTGAAGGTCACAGAACAGATCAAGATCGAGCAGACCTCCCGAGATGGGAACGTGGCGGAATACCTGAAGCTGGTCAACAGCGCTGACAAGCAGCAGGCCGCGCGGATCAAGCAAGTCTTTGAGAAGAAGAACCAGAAGTCAGCTCAATGCATTGCCCAGCTGCAGAAGAAGCTGGAGCAGTATCACCGCAAACTCAGGGAGATCGAGCAAAATGGGGCCCCCAGGGGCTCCAAGGACCTCTCCCGGGACCACCTGAAGGACATGCACCACGCTCTGAAGGATGCCCACGCCAAGTCGCGGACTGCCCCCCACAGCATGGAGAGCAGCAAGTCGGGCATGCCGGGGGTGTCCCTCACACCCCCCGTGTTCGTCTTCAACAAGTCTAGGGAGTTCGCCAACTTGATCCGGAATAAGTTTGGGAGCGCGGACAACATCGCTCACATGAAAAGCTCCCTGGAGGAGTTCCGGCCCGAGGCCAGCACCAGGGCCTACGGAGGCAGCACCACCATTGTGAGCAAGCCCAAGTACGGCAGCGAGGACGAGTGCTCCAGCGGCACCTCGGGCTCGGCCGACAGTAACGGGAACCAGTCCTGCGGGGCCGGCCCGCGGGACAGCCAGGGGAAGCTCGCCAGGATCCTGGAGGAGCTCCGCCACATCAAGAACACCCAGTCCCAGGTGGCGgaggacatcgaggcgctcaaagTGCAGTTTAAGCGAGAATACGGCTTTATCTCTCAGACCCTGCAGGAAGAGAGGTACAG GTATGAGCGCCTGGAAGACCAGCTGCACGACCTGACGGATCTGCACCAGCACGAGACGGCCAACCTGAAGCAGGAGCTGGCCAGCATCGAGGAGAAGGTGGCCTACCAGGCCTACGAGCGCTCGCGTGACATCCAG GAAGCCTTGGAATCCTGCCAGACTCGCATCTCTAAGCTGGAGCTCCACCAGCAGGAGCAGCAAGTCCTGCAGACGGACGCCGTGAATGCCAAGGTGCTGCTGGGAAAGTGCATCAACGTGGTCCTGGCCTTCATGACTGTCATCTTGGTGTGTGTGTCGACCATCGCCAAGTTTGTCTCGCCCATGATGAAGAGCCGCTTCCACATTCTTGGCACGTTCTTCGCGGTGACTCTTCTTGCGATTTTCTGTAAAAACTGGGACCCTATTCTGTGTGCCCTAGAAAGGATAATAATGCCGAGATGA
- the TMCC3 gene encoding transmembrane and coiled-coil domain protein 3 isoform X1 produces MPGSDTALTVDRTYSDPGRHHRCKSRVERHDMNTLSLPLNIRRGGSDTNLNFDVTDGILDFHKVKLSADSLKQKILKVTEQIKIEQTSRDGNVAEYLKLVNSADKQQAARIKQVFEKKNQKSAQCIAQLQKKLEQYHRKLREIEQNGAPRGSKDLSRDHLKDMHHALKDAHAKSRTAPHSMESSKSGMPGVSLTPPVFVFNKSREFANLIRNKFGSADNIAHMKSSLEEFRPEASTRAYGGSTTIVSKPKYGSEDECSSGTSGSADSNGNQSCGAGPRDSQGKLARILEELRHIKNTQSQVAEDIEALKVQFKREYGFISQTLQEERYRYERLEDQLHDLTDLHQHETANLKQELASIEEKVAYQAYERSRDIQVPLPSHVHGHRGPSQEALESCQTRISKLELHQQEQQVLQTDAVNAKVLLGKCINVVLAFMTVILVCVSTIAKFVSPMMKSRFHILGTFFAVTLLAIFCKNWDPILCALERIIMPR; encoded by the exons GTGGAGCGGCATGACATGAATACCTTAAGCCTGCCCCTGAACATACGCCGCGGGGGGTCCGACACCAACCTCAACTTCGATGTGACGGACGGCATCTTGGACTTCCACAAGGTCAAGCTCAGTGCCGACAGCCTGAAGCAAAAAATTCTGAAGGTCACAGAACAGATCAAGATCGAGCAGACCTCCCGAGATGGGAACGTGGCGGAATACCTGAAGCTGGTCAACAGCGCTGACAAGCAGCAGGCCGCGCGGATCAAGCAAGTCTTTGAGAAGAAGAACCAGAAGTCAGCTCAATGCATTGCCCAGCTGCAGAAGAAGCTGGAGCAGTATCACCGCAAACTCAGGGAGATCGAGCAAAATGGGGCCCCCAGGGGCTCCAAGGACCTCTCCCGGGACCACCTGAAGGACATGCACCACGCTCTGAAGGATGCCCACGCCAAGTCGCGGACTGCCCCCCACAGCATGGAGAGCAGCAAGTCGGGCATGCCGGGGGTGTCCCTCACACCCCCCGTGTTCGTCTTCAACAAGTCTAGGGAGTTCGCCAACTTGATCCGGAATAAGTTTGGGAGCGCGGACAACATCGCTCACATGAAAAGCTCCCTGGAGGAGTTCCGGCCCGAGGCCAGCACCAGGGCCTACGGAGGCAGCACCACCATTGTGAGCAAGCCCAAGTACGGCAGCGAGGACGAGTGCTCCAGCGGCACCTCGGGCTCGGCCGACAGTAACGGGAACCAGTCCTGCGGGGCCGGCCCGCGGGACAGCCAGGGGAAGCTCGCCAGGATCCTGGAGGAGCTCCGCCACATCAAGAACACCCAGTCCCAGGTGGCGgaggacatcgaggcgctcaaagTGCAGTTTAAGCGAGAATACGGCTTTATCTCTCAGACCCTGCAGGAAGAGAGGTACAG GTATGAGCGCCTGGAAGACCAGCTGCACGACCTGACGGATCTGCACCAGCACGAGACGGCCAACCTGAAGCAGGAGCTGGCCAGCATCGAGGAGAAGGTGGCCTACCAGGCCTACGAGCGCTCGCGTGACATCCAGGTGCCGTTGCCCTCCCACGTACACGGCCACAGAGGCCCTTCCCAG GAAGCCTTGGAATCCTGCCAGACTCGCATCTCTAAGCTGGAGCTCCACCAGCAGGAGCAGCAAGTCCTGCAGACGGACGCCGTGAATGCCAAGGTGCTGCTGGGAAAGTGCATCAACGTGGTCCTGGCCTTCATGACTGTCATCTTGGTGTGTGTGTCGACCATCGCCAAGTTTGTCTCGCCCATGATGAAGAGCCGCTTCCACATTCTTGGCACGTTCTTCGCGGTGACTCTTCTTGCGATTTTCTGTAAAAACTGGGACCCTATTCTGTGTGCCCTAGAAAGGATAATAATGCCGAGATGA